The DNA segment CGCCATGGGGATGATATTTACCTAAAACATCGCCAACGACCGTTGCTGATTTTTTAAAAGGACGATTAGAAAAAAGACCAAGTTCATACATTGAATAAAGAATTCTTCTTTGGACTGGTTTTAACCCATCACGAAAATCCGGCAATGCCCGTCCAATAATTACGGACATTGCATAATCTAAATAGGATTTCTTTATTTCATCTTCTATATAAACAGTAATTATCTCTTCTTTCATTGCTTATATTATAATTAATCTAATTGAATTTTCAATTTAGATATATTAAAATAAATAGATGTTTAAAATTAAATTGCGTGAAGAATGGTGTAAAGGGTGTTATTTTTGTATAAATATCTGTCCCAAAAAGGTATATACCTATTCTAATGAATACCATCCAAGAGGATTTAAGAAGGTAAAGATTGATAAGGAAGAAAACTGTATTGGTTGTCTTTTGTGTGAAGAACTTTGTCCTGATTTAGTAATTACTATTATAAAGGATGATAAGAAGAGTTAAATCTTTATTAAAACCAGGAAAA comes from the candidate division WOR-3 bacterium genome and includes:
- a CDS encoding 4Fe-4S dicluster domain-containing protein, whose amino-acid sequence is MFKIKLREEWCKGCYFCINICPKKVYTYSNEYHPRGFKKVKIDKEENCIGCLLCEELCPDLVITIIKDDKKS